In Symphalangus syndactylus isolate Jambi chromosome 6, NHGRI_mSymSyn1-v2.1_pri, whole genome shotgun sequence, a genomic segment contains:
- the CHRM2 gene encoding muscarinic acetylcholine receptor M2: MNNSTNSSNNSLALTSPYKTFEVVFIVLVAGSLSLVTIIGNILVMVSIKVNRHLQTVNNYFLFSLACADLIIGVFSMNLYTLYTVIGYWPLGPVVCDLWLALDYVVSNASVMNLLIISFDRYFCVTKPLTYPVKRTTKMAGMMIAAAWVLSFILWAPAILFWQFIVGVRTVEDGECYIQFFSNAAVTFGTAIAAFYLPVIIMTVLYWHISRASKSRIKKDKKEPVANQDPVSPSLVQGRIVKPNNNNMPSSDDGLEHNKIQNGKAPRDPVTENCVQGEEKESSNDSTSVSAVASNMRDDEITQDENTVSTSLGHSKDENSKQTCIRIGTKTPKNDSCTPTNTTVEVVGSSGQNGDEKQNIVARKIVKMTKQPAKKKPPPSREKKVTRTILAILLAFIITWAPYNVMVLINTFCAPCIPNTVWTIGYWLCYINSTINPACYALCNATFKKTFKHLLMCHYKNIGATR; the protein is encoded by the coding sequence ATGAATAACTCAACAAACTCCTCTAACAATAGCCTGGCTCTTACCAGTCCTTATAAGACATTTGAAGTGGTGTTTATTGTCCTGGTGGCTGGATCCCTCAGTTTGGTGACCATTATCGGGAACATCCTAGTCATGGTTTCCATTAAAGTCAACCGCCACCTCCAGACCGTCAACAATTACTTTTTGTTCAGCTTGGCCTGTGCTGACCTTATCATAGGTGTTTTCTCCATGAACTTGTACACCCTCTACACTGTGATTGGCTACTGGCCTTTGGGGCCTGTGGTGTGTGACCTTTGGCTAGCCCTGGACTATGTGGTCAGCAATGCCTCAGTTATGAATCTGCTCATCATCAGCTTTGACAGGTATTTCTGTGTCACAAAACCTCTGACCTACCCAGTCAAGCGGACCACAAAAATGGCAGGTATGATGATTGCAGCTGCCTGGGTCCTCTCTTTCATCCTCTGGGCTCCAGCCATTCTCTTCTGGCAGTTCATTGTAGGGGTGAGAACTGTGGAGGATGGGGAGTGCTACATTCAGTTTTTTTCCAATGCTGCTGTCACCTTTGGTACAGCCATTGCAGCCTTCTATTTGCCAGTGATCATCATGACTGTGCTATATTGGCACATATCCCGAGCCAGCAAGAGCAGGATAAAGAAGGACAAGAAGGAGCCTGTTGCCAACCAAGACCCCGTTTCTCCAAGTCTGGTACAAGGAAGGATAGTGAAGCCAAACAATAACAACATGCCCAGCAGTGACGATGGCCTGGAGCACAACAAAATCCAGAATGGCAAAGCCCCCAGAGATCCTGTGACTGAAAACTGTGttcagggagaggagaaggagagctCCAATGACTCCACCTCAGTCAGTGCTGTTGCCTCTAATATGAGAGATGACGAAATAACCCAGGATGAAAACACAGTTTCCACTTCCCTGGGGCATTCCAAAGATGAGAACTCTAAGCAAACATGCATCAGAATTGGCACCAAGACCCCAAAAAATGACTCATGTACCCCAACTAATACCACCGTAGAGGTAGTGGGGTCTTCAGGTCAGAATGGTGATGAAAAGCAGAACATTGTAGCCCGCAAGATTGTGAAGATGACTAAGCAGCCTGCAAAAAAGAAGCCTCCTCCTTCCCGGGAAAAGAAAGTCACCAGGACAATCTTGGCTATTCTGTTGGCTTTCATCATCACTTGGGCCCCATACAATGTCATGGTGCTCATTAACACCTTTTGTGCACCTTGCATCCCCAACACTGTGTGGACAATTGGTTACTGGCTTTGTTACATCAACAGCACTATCAACCCTGCCTGCTATGCACTTTGTAATGCCACCTTCAAGAAGACCTTTAAACACCTTCTCATGTGTCATTATAAGAACATAGGCGCTACAAGGTAA